One Streptomyces sp. NBC_00223 genomic window carries:
- the nuoF gene encoding NADH-quinone oxidoreductase subunit NuoF: protein MTVEPAEKLLAPVLSAFWDDPRSWTLDTYRRHDGYEGLTKALAMAPDDVIAYVKDSGLRGRGGAGFPTGMKWQFIPQGDGKPHYLVVNADESEPGTCKDIPLLFANPHSLIEGMVIACYAIRSNHAFIYLRGETVPVLRRLHEAVREAYEAGYLGRNIKGSGFDLELTVHAGAGAYICGEETALLDSLEGRRGQPRLRPPFPAVEGLYACPTVVNNVESIASVPAIIHRGKDWFKSLGTEKSPGFTLYSLSGHVARPGQYEAPLGITLRQLLDMGGGMRPGHRLKFWTPGGSSTPMFTDEHLDVPLDYEGVGAAGSMLGTKALQCFDETTCVVRAVTRWTEFYAHESCGKCTPCREGTYWLVQLLRSIESGGGLESDLDKLNDIADNINGKSFCALGDGAAAPIFSSLKYFRAEYEEHIERKGCPFDPARSTAWADKSRTEAHA, encoded by the coding sequence ATGACCGTCGAACCGGCCGAAAAGCTGCTCGCGCCCGTACTGTCGGCGTTCTGGGACGATCCGCGGTCATGGACCCTGGACACCTACCGCAGACACGACGGGTACGAGGGCCTGACCAAGGCCCTCGCGATGGCCCCCGACGACGTGATCGCGTATGTGAAGGACTCCGGTCTGCGCGGTCGCGGCGGCGCGGGCTTCCCCACCGGCATGAAGTGGCAGTTCATCCCCCAGGGGGACGGCAAGCCGCACTACCTGGTGGTCAACGCCGACGAGTCCGAGCCCGGGACGTGCAAGGACATCCCGCTGCTCTTCGCGAACCCGCACTCCCTCATCGAGGGCATGGTGATCGCCTGTTACGCGATCCGCTCCAACCACGCCTTCATCTACCTCCGCGGTGAGACCGTCCCGGTGCTGCGCCGACTGCACGAGGCGGTCCGCGAGGCGTACGAGGCCGGCTACCTCGGCCGGAACATCAAGGGCAGCGGCTTCGACCTCGAACTCACCGTGCACGCCGGGGCCGGCGCGTACATCTGCGGTGAGGAGACCGCGCTGCTGGACTCCCTGGAGGGCCGGCGCGGCCAGCCGAGGCTCCGGCCGCCCTTCCCCGCCGTCGAGGGGCTCTACGCGTGCCCCACGGTGGTGAACAACGTGGAGTCCATCGCCTCTGTTCCCGCGATCATCCACCGGGGCAAGGACTGGTTCAAATCCCTGGGCACCGAGAAGTCCCCGGGCTTCACGCTCTATTCGCTGTCCGGCCATGTCGCCCGCCCCGGCCAGTACGAGGCCCCGCTCGGCATCACCCTGCGGCAGCTGCTCGACATGGGCGGCGGCATGCGGCCGGGCCACCGGCTGAAGTTCTGGACGCCGGGCGGTTCCTCGACCCCGATGTTCACCGACGAGCACCTCGACGTCCCCCTGGACTACGAGGGCGTCGGCGCCGCCGGTTCCATGCTCGGCACCAAGGCACTTCAGTGCTTCGACGAGACGACCTGCGTGGTGCGGGCCGTCACCCGGTGGACCGAGTTCTACGCACACGAGTCGTGCGGCAAGTGCACGCCGTGCCGCGAGGGCACCTACTGGCTGGTCCAGTTGCTGCGGTCCATCGAAAGCGGCGGCGGGCTCGAATCGGATCTCGACAAGCTCAACGACATCGCCGACAACATCAACGGCAAGTCCTTCTGCGCGCTCGGCGACGGCGCCGCCGCACCGATCTTCTCCTCACTGAAGTACTTCCGCGCGGAGTACGAGGAGCACATCGAGCGCAAGGGCTGCCCCTTCGACCCGGCGCGCTCCACCGCCTGGGCCGACAAGTCCCGTACGGAGGCCCACGCGTGA
- a CDS encoding NADH-quinone oxidoreductase subunit C, with protein sequence MTDPSATPDSAENLPTQRGGSGEVIGVRKGMFGAGDGGDTSGYGGLVSTVRLPGASSRPYGGYFDEVADELEGALEEQGLPPADAIEKTVVDRGELTFHIAREHLVRVARTLRDDPALRFELCTGVSGVHYPGDTGRELHAVYHLRSITHGRLIRIEVGAPDADPHIPSLVAVYPTNDWHERETYDFFGIVFDGHQALTRIMMPDDWPGHPQRKDYPLGGIPVEYKGAQIPAPDQRRSYS encoded by the coding sequence GTGACTGATCCTTCTGCCACCCCTGACTCCGCCGAGAACCTGCCGACCCAGCGCGGCGGTTCCGGTGAGGTCATCGGCGTCCGCAAGGGCATGTTCGGCGCCGGCGACGGCGGCGACACCTCCGGCTACGGCGGCCTGGTCAGCACCGTCCGGCTGCCCGGCGCCTCCAGCAGGCCGTACGGCGGCTACTTCGACGAGGTCGCCGACGAACTCGAAGGCGCGCTGGAGGAGCAGGGACTCCCCCCGGCCGACGCGATCGAGAAGACCGTCGTGGACCGCGGCGAGCTGACCTTCCACATCGCGCGCGAGCACCTGGTCCGGGTCGCCCGCACCCTGCGCGACGACCCGGCGCTCCGCTTCGAGCTGTGTACCGGCGTCAGCGGGGTGCACTACCCCGGGGACACCGGCCGCGAGCTGCACGCCGTCTACCACCTGCGGTCGATCACCCACGGCCGGCTGATCCGGATCGAGGTCGGCGCGCCCGACGCCGACCCGCACATCCCCTCGCTGGTCGCCGTCTACCCGACGAACGACTGGCACGAGCGCGAGACCTACGACTTCTTCGGCATCGTCTTCGACGGGCACCAGGCGCTCACGCGGATCATGATGCCGGACGACTGGCCCGGTCATCCGCAGCGCAAGGACTACCCGCTCGGTGGCATCCCCGTCGAGTACAAGGGCGCCCAGATCCCGGCTCCCGACCAGCGGAGGTCGTACAGCTGA
- a CDS encoding NADH-quinone oxidoreductase subunit A: MNAYAPILVLGGLAAGFAIFSVFMASIIGPKRYNRAKLEAYECGIEPTPQPAGGGRFPIKYYLTAMLFIVFDIEIVFLYPWAVTFDRLGMFGLVEMLLFVLTVFVAYAYVWRRGGLEWD, translated from the coding sequence GTGAACGCCTACGCGCCCATCCTCGTGCTGGGAGGCCTCGCGGCCGGCTTCGCGATCTTCTCCGTTTTCATGGCCTCGATCATCGGGCCGAAACGGTACAACCGGGCCAAGTTGGAAGCGTACGAGTGCGGCATCGAGCCCACTCCGCAACCGGCAGGCGGCGGGCGCTTCCCGATCAAGTACTACCTCACGGCGATGCTCTTCATCGTCTTCGACATCGAGATCGTCTTCCTCTATCCCTGGGCCGTCACCTTCGACCGCCTGGGGATGTTCGGGCTCGTCGAGATGCTCCTCTTCGTGCTCACCGTCTTCGTCGCCTACGCGTACGTGTGGCGGCGCGGCGGCCTGGAATGGGACTAG
- the nuoI gene encoding NADH-quinone oxidoreductase subunit NuoI, which produces MPEFLDPVAGFGVTFKAMFKKRLTEQYPEYKKPTAPRFHGRHQLNRHPDGLEKCVGCELCAWACPADAIYVEGADNTEEERYSPGERYGRVYQINYARCILCGLCIEACPTRALTMTNEYELADRTRESLIFTKEQLLSGLEEGMVESPHSIFPGMDEGDYYRGAVTEAAPGTVRQVAVSKGEKLDETLPAEDAAAQDAETVAPGGSTPAGTGAEA; this is translated from the coding sequence ATGCCTGAGTTCCTGGACCCGGTCGCAGGCTTCGGCGTGACCTTCAAGGCCATGTTCAAGAAGCGGCTGACCGAGCAGTACCCCGAGTACAAGAAGCCGACCGCACCGCGCTTCCACGGCCGCCACCAGCTCAACCGGCACCCCGACGGCCTGGAGAAGTGCGTCGGCTGCGAGCTGTGCGCCTGGGCGTGTCCCGCCGACGCGATCTACGTGGAGGGCGCGGACAACACCGAGGAGGAGCGCTACTCCCCGGGCGAGCGCTACGGCCGCGTCTACCAGATCAACTACGCCCGCTGCATTCTGTGCGGGCTGTGCATCGAGGCGTGCCCGACCCGGGCGCTGACGATGACCAACGAGTACGAACTCGCCGACCGGACCCGCGAGTCGCTGATCTTCACCAAGGAACAGCTGCTGTCCGGTCTTGAGGAGGGCATGGTCGAGTCGCCGCACTCGATCTTCCCCGGCATGGACGAGGGCGACTACTACCGCGGCGCGGTCACCGAGGCCGCGCCCGGCACTGTACGGCAGGTCGCCGTCTCCAAGGGCGAGAAGCTGGACGAGACGCTGCCCGCCGAGGACGCCGCCGCGCAGGACGCCGAGACGGTGGCCCCCGGTGGTTCCACGCCCGCGGGAACGGGGGCGGAGGCATGA
- the nuoE gene encoding NADH-quinone oxidoreductase subunit NuoE, which produces MNEVSLGIPALPAPDYPADVRARLDRDAKEVIARYPGARSALLPLLHLVQSEEGYVTRTGIRFCAEQLDLTTAEVTAVATFYTMYRRKPSGDYQVGVCTNTLCAVMGGDAIFEDLKEHLGVGNDETTEDGKVTLEHIECNAACDFAPVVMVNWEFFDNQTPQSARQLVDDLIAGREVRPTRGAPLCTYKETARILAGFPDEREGAVEASGGAGPASLAGLRLHRGEVPARVVPQRAESPRDDANEEEGE; this is translated from the coding sequence ATGAACGAGGTCTCCCTCGGTATCCCCGCGCTGCCCGCGCCCGACTACCCGGCCGACGTCCGGGCCCGGCTGGACCGCGATGCCAAGGAGGTGATCGCCCGCTACCCCGGCGCCCGCAGCGCCCTGCTGCCGCTGCTGCATCTCGTGCAGTCCGAGGAGGGGTACGTCACCCGCACCGGCATCCGCTTCTGCGCCGAGCAACTGGACCTCACCACCGCCGAGGTCACCGCGGTCGCCACCTTCTACACCATGTACCGGCGCAAGCCGTCCGGTGACTACCAGGTCGGCGTGTGCACCAACACGCTCTGCGCGGTCATGGGCGGCGACGCGATCTTCGAGGACCTCAAGGAGCACCTCGGCGTCGGCAACGACGAGACCACCGAGGACGGCAAGGTCACCCTCGAACACATCGAGTGCAACGCGGCCTGCGACTTCGCCCCCGTGGTGATGGTCAACTGGGAGTTCTTCGACAACCAGACCCCGCAGTCCGCCCGCCAGTTGGTGGACGACCTGATCGCCGGCCGCGAGGTCCGCCCGACCCGCGGCGCGCCCCTGTGCACGTACAAGGAGACCGCCCGCATCCTGGCCGGCTTCCCCGACGAGCGCGAGGGCGCCGTCGAGGCGAGCGGCGGCGCGGGACCCGCGTCGCTGGCGGGCCTGCGGCTGCACCGCGGCGAGGTCCCGGCCCGGGTCGTACCGCAGCGCGCCGAGTCCCCCCGGGACGACGCCAATGAGGAGGAGGGCGAGTGA
- a CDS encoding NuoB/complex I 20 kDa subunit family protein, which yields MGIEEKLPSGFLLTSVETAAGWVRKASVFPATFGLACCAIEMMTTGAGRYDMARFGMEVFRGSPRQADLMIVAGRVSQKMAPVLRQVYDQMPNPKWVISMGVCASSGGMFNNYAIVQGVDHVVPVDIYLPGCPPRPEMLLDAILKLHEKIQHGKLGVNREEAAREAEEAARQALPTIEMKGLLR from the coding sequence ATGGGTATCGAAGAGAAACTGCCGAGCGGATTTCTGCTCACATCGGTGGAGACCGCGGCGGGATGGGTACGTAAGGCGTCGGTGTTCCCGGCCACCTTCGGCCTCGCCTGCTGCGCCATCGAGATGATGACCACGGGAGCCGGGCGGTACGACATGGCCCGGTTCGGCATGGAGGTCTTCCGCGGTTCGCCGCGGCAGGCGGACCTGATGATCGTCGCGGGCCGGGTGAGCCAGAAGATGGCCCCGGTGCTGCGGCAGGTCTACGACCAGATGCCGAACCCCAAGTGGGTCATCTCGATGGGCGTCTGCGCCTCCAGCGGCGGGATGTTCAACAACTACGCGATCGTGCAGGGCGTCGACCATGTCGTGCCCGTCGACATCTACCTGCCCGGCTGCCCGCCGCGGCCCGAGATGCTGCTCGACGCGATCCTGAAGCTGCACGAGAAGATCCAGCACGGCAAGCTCGGCGTGAACCGCGAAGAGGCCGCCCGCGAGGCGGAGGAAGCGGCTCGTCAGGCGCTCCCGACGATCGAGATGAAGGGGCTCCTGCGGTGA
- a CDS encoding NADH-quinone oxidoreductase subunit J, with protein sequence MMSLAAAASQTSTGEAVQFWVLGTVAVIGALGTVLMKKSVHSALSLAGTMIVLAVFYLAQGAYFLGVVQIIVYTGAIMMLFLFVVMLVGITAADTVKETIKGQRWLAALSGLGFGILLIAGIANASLHTFTGVGGANSAGNVQGLAKLVFTNYVWAFEITGALLITAAIGAMVLTHRERTEERRTQRQLSEDRVREGKQVTPLPAPGTYARHNAVDVPALLPDGSIAELSVSTTLRERGQIRDVSQDAMRRLAELDQRSGEWLEREPERKALGSTRATAPGSTGSTRDTGRSAAEEGAK encoded by the coding sequence ATGATGTCGCTCGCCGCCGCCGCGTCGCAGACCTCCACCGGCGAGGCCGTGCAGTTCTGGGTCCTGGGCACGGTCGCCGTGATCGGCGCGCTCGGCACCGTACTGATGAAGAAGTCGGTGCACAGCGCGCTGTCGCTGGCCGGGACCATGATCGTCCTGGCGGTCTTCTACCTGGCCCAGGGCGCGTACTTCCTGGGCGTGGTGCAGATCATCGTCTACACCGGCGCGATCATGATGCTCTTCCTCTTCGTGGTCATGCTGGTCGGCATCACCGCCGCCGACACGGTCAAGGAGACCATCAAGGGGCAGCGCTGGCTGGCCGCCCTGAGCGGGCTCGGCTTCGGCATCCTGCTGATCGCCGGGATCGCCAACGCCTCGCTGCACACCTTCACCGGAGTCGGCGGCGCCAACTCCGCGGGCAATGTGCAGGGCCTGGCCAAGCTGGTCTTCACCAACTACGTCTGGGCGTTCGAGATCACCGGCGCCCTGCTGATCACCGCCGCGATCGGCGCGATGGTGCTCACCCACCGCGAGCGCACCGAGGAACGCCGCACCCAGCGGCAGCTGTCCGAGGACCGCGTGCGCGAGGGCAAGCAGGTCACTCCGCTGCCGGCCCCCGGCACGTACGCCCGGCACAACGCGGTGGACGTCCCGGCGCTGCTGCCCGACGGTTCGATCGCGGAGCTGTCGGTCAGCACCACGCTGCGCGAGCGCGGCCAGATCCGCGACGTGTCCCAGGACGCGATGCGCCGGCTGGCCGAACTCGACCAGCGTTCCGGGGAGTGGCTGGAGCGCGAGCCGGAGCGCAAGGCGCTCGGCTCCACGCGTGCCACCGCCCCGGGCTCCACGGGCTCCACGCGTGACACCGGCCGGTCCGCCGCCGAGGAGGGTGCCAAGTGA
- a CDS encoding NADH-quinone oxidoreductase subunit G, with translation MTVTTNAPSGGGQAVPPQDLVSVSIDGIAISVPKGTLVIRAAELLGIAIPRFCDHPLLDPVGACRQCIVEIEGQRKPVASCTITCTDGMVISTQLTSPVAEKAQRGVMELLLINHPLDCPVCDKGGECPLQNQAMQVGDPDTRFEGRKRTYEKPLPISTQVLLDRERCVLCARCTRFSNQVAGDPMIEMLERGALQQIGIGEGDPFESYFSGNTIQICPVGALTSAAYRFRSRPFDLVSSPSVCEHCAGGCATRTDHRRGKVMRRLAADDPEVNEEWMCDKGRFGFRYAQRPERLTHPLVRNADGELVTASWPEALAAAAAGLSAAHGRAAVLAGGRLTVEDAYAYAKFARVVLGTNDVDFRARAHSAEEADFLAATVAGRGFDLDGSGVTNRSLEQAPSVLLVGLEAEEEAPGVFLRLRKAHRKHKQQTYALATHSTRGLDKASGILLPAAPGTEAEWLDALAGGVGLDDTGRQAAEALRAPGSVILVGERLAAVPGGLTAALRLATATGAALAWIPRRAGERGAVEVGALPGLLPGGRPVTDPRARDEVARVWGLPTLPTGFGRDTGQIVEAAAIGELGALVIGGVEIADLPDPARARIALGAVGFLVSLEQRPSEVTERADVVLPVAAVAEKPGTFLNWEGRARMFETAIKPDQAVTRHQLPDARVLTMLADALDVSLGLADVRSARAELDRLAGWAGPYAGSPLETSVPLPRPEAGQAVLAGHRLLLDQGRLQDGDEALAGTRHAAVARLSAATAAEAGVADGDPLTVTGPEGTTTLPLAITPMPDRVVWLPLNSTGGGVTSDTGARPGQVVGIGAALAEARS, from the coding sequence GTGACCGTCACTACCAACGCACCCTCCGGAGGGGGGCAGGCGGTGCCGCCCCAAGACCTGGTCTCCGTGAGCATCGACGGCATCGCGATCTCGGTGCCCAAGGGCACCCTCGTGATCCGGGCCGCGGAACTGCTCGGGATCGCGATCCCGCGGTTCTGCGACCACCCGCTGCTCGACCCCGTCGGTGCCTGCCGCCAGTGCATCGTCGAGATCGAGGGACAGCGCAAGCCCGTCGCGTCCTGCACCATCACCTGCACCGACGGCATGGTGATCTCCACCCAGCTCACCTCGCCGGTCGCCGAGAAGGCGCAGCGCGGTGTGATGGAGCTGCTGCTGATCAACCACCCGCTGGACTGCCCGGTCTGCGACAAGGGCGGCGAGTGCCCGCTGCAGAACCAGGCGATGCAGGTCGGCGACCCGGACACCCGGTTCGAGGGCCGCAAGCGCACCTACGAGAAGCCGCTGCCGATCTCCACCCAGGTGCTGCTCGACCGTGAGCGCTGTGTGCTGTGCGCGCGCTGCACCCGGTTCAGCAACCAGGTGGCCGGCGACCCGATGATCGAGATGCTGGAACGCGGCGCGCTCCAGCAGATCGGCATCGGCGAGGGCGACCCCTTCGAGTCGTACTTCTCCGGCAACACCATCCAGATCTGCCCGGTCGGCGCGCTCACCTCGGCCGCCTACCGCTTCCGCTCCCGCCCGTTCGACCTGGTCTCCTCGCCGTCGGTGTGCGAGCACTGCGCGGGCGGCTGCGCCACCCGTACCGACCACCGCCGCGGCAAGGTCATGCGGCGGCTGGCGGCCGACGACCCCGAGGTCAACGAGGAGTGGATGTGCGACAAGGGCCGCTTCGGCTTCCGGTACGCACAGCGGCCCGAGCGGCTGACCCACCCCCTGGTCCGTAACGCCGACGGCGAACTGGTCACCGCGAGCTGGCCCGAGGCGCTGGCCGCCGCCGCGGCCGGGCTCTCCGCCGCCCACGGCCGGGCGGCCGTGCTGGCCGGCGGCCGGCTCACCGTCGAGGACGCCTACGCCTACGCGAAGTTCGCCAGGGTCGTGCTCGGCACCAACGACGTCGACTTCCGGGCCCGCGCCCACTCCGCCGAGGAGGCCGACTTCCTGGCCGCCACGGTGGCGGGCCGCGGCTTCGATCTCGACGGAAGTGGCGTCACCAACCGCTCGCTGGAGCAGGCCCCCTCGGTGCTGCTTGTCGGGCTCGAAGCCGAGGAGGAGGCCCCCGGGGTCTTCCTGCGGCTGCGCAAGGCCCACCGCAAGCACAAGCAGCAGACCTACGCGCTCGCCACCCACTCCACCCGCGGCCTGGACAAGGCGAGCGGCATCCTGCTCCCCGCCGCCCCCGGCACCGAGGCGGAGTGGCTGGACGCGCTGGCCGGCGGCGTCGGTCTGGACGACACCGGACGGCAGGCCGCCGAGGCGCTGCGCGCCCCCGGCTCCGTGATCCTGGTCGGCGAACGGCTCGCGGCCGTGCCCGGCGGGCTGACCGCCGCGCTGCGGCTGGCCACCGCCACCGGCGCGGCCCTGGCGTGGATTCCGCGCCGGGCGGGCGAGCGGGGCGCGGTCGAGGTCGGCGCGCTGCCCGGGCTGCTGCCCGGCGGCCGTCCGGTCACCGACCCGCGGGCCCGCGACGAGGTCGCCCGGGTCTGGGGGCTGCCCACGCTGCCCACCGGATTCGGCCGCGACACCGGTCAGATCGTCGAGGCCGCGGCCATCGGCGAACTGGGCGCGCTCGTGATCGGCGGAGTCGAGATCGCGGACCTGCCGGACCCGGCCAGGGCCCGGATCGCGCTCGGCGCGGTCGGCTTCCTGGTCAGCCTGGAGCAGCGGCCGAGCGAGGTCACCGAGCGCGCCGACGTGGTGCTGCCGGTCGCCGCGGTCGCCGAGAAGCCGGGCACCTTCCTCAACTGGGAGGGCCGGGCCCGGATGTTCGAGACCGCGATCAAGCCCGACCAGGCCGTCACCCGGCACCAGCTCCCGGACGCCCGGGTGCTGACCATGCTCGCCGACGCCCTCGACGTGTCGCTCGGCCTGGCGGACGTACGGTCCGCCCGCGCCGAACTCGACCGTCTCGCCGGATGGGCCGGCCCCTACGCCGGCTCCCCGCTGGAGACGTCGGTGCCGCTGCCGCGCCCCGAGGCCGGTCAGGCCGTACTCGCCGGGCACCGGCTGCTGCTCGACCAGGGCCGGCTCCAGGACGGCGACGAAGCGCTGGCCGGCACCCGGCACGCGGCCGTCGCCCGGCTCTCCGCGGCCACCGCCGCCGAGGCCGGGGTCGCGGACGGCGACCCGCTCACCGTCACCGGACCGGAGGGGACGACGACGCTGCCGCTGGCCATCACTCCCATGCCGGACCGGGTGGTGTGGCTGCCGCTCAACTCGACCGGCGGCGGCGTCACCTCCGACACCGGGGCCCGCCCGGGCCAGGTCGTCGGCATCGGCGCGGCACTTGCGGAGGCCCGGTCATGA
- a CDS encoding NADH-quinone oxidoreductase subunit D has product MSTPHAPAQAEERETTEGRVFTVTGGDWDELAESVAKADDERIIVNMGPQHPSTHGVLRLILEIDGETVTEARSGIGYLHTGIEKNMEFRTWTQGSTFVTRMDYLTPLFNETAYCLAVEKLLDITDRVPERATVIRVMMMELNRIASHLVAIATGGMELGATTIMIYGFRDREMILDIYELITGLRMNHAYVRPGGLAQDLPPGAVDLVREFVKTFRKNLPEYDKLATGNPIFKARMQDVGYLDLAGCMALGATGPILRAAGLPHDLRKADPYCGYENYEFDVPTTDTADSYGRFLVRLEEMRQSLRIVDQCLDRLAPGPVMVEDKKIAWPAQLALGPDGMGNSLDHIKNIMGTSMEALIHHFKLVTEGFRVPAGQAYTAIESAKGELGVHVVSDGGTRPYRVHFRDPSFTNLQTMAAMCEGGQVADVIVAVASIDPVMGGVDR; this is encoded by the coding sequence ATGTCCACACCACACGCACCCGCGCAGGCCGAGGAGCGGGAGACCACCGAGGGCCGGGTCTTCACCGTCACCGGCGGCGACTGGGACGAACTCGCCGAGTCCGTGGCCAAGGCCGACGACGAGCGGATCATCGTCAACATGGGCCCGCAGCACCCGTCCACCCACGGTGTGCTGCGGCTGATCCTGGAGATCGACGGCGAGACGGTCACCGAGGCCCGCTCCGGCATCGGCTATCTGCACACCGGCATCGAGAAGAACATGGAGTTCCGGACGTGGACCCAGGGGTCCACCTTCGTGACGCGCATGGACTATCTGACGCCGCTGTTCAACGAGACGGCGTACTGCCTGGCCGTGGAGAAGCTGCTCGACATCACCGACCGTGTCCCGGAGCGGGCCACCGTGATCCGGGTGATGATGATGGAGCTCAACCGGATCGCCTCGCACCTGGTCGCGATCGCGACCGGCGGCATGGAGCTGGGCGCCACCACGATCATGATCTACGGCTTCCGTGACCGCGAGATGATCCTCGACATCTACGAGCTGATCACCGGCCTGCGGATGAACCACGCCTATGTCCGGCCCGGCGGCCTGGCCCAGGACCTGCCGCCCGGCGCCGTCGATCTGGTCCGCGAGTTCGTCAAGACGTTCCGCAAGAACCTGCCGGAGTACGACAAGCTCGCCACCGGCAACCCGATCTTCAAGGCCCGGATGCAGGACGTCGGTTACCTGGACCTGGCCGGCTGCATGGCGCTCGGCGCCACCGGTCCGATCCTGCGCGCCGCGGGCCTCCCGCACGACCTGCGCAAGGCCGACCCGTACTGCGGTTACGAGAACTACGAGTTCGACGTGCCGACCACCGACACCGCCGACTCCTACGGCCGCTTCCTGGTCCGCCTGGAGGAGATGCGGCAGAGCCTGCGGATCGTCGACCAGTGCCTGGACCGGCTCGCGCCGGGCCCGGTGATGGTCGAGGACAAGAAGATCGCCTGGCCCGCGCAGCTCGCGCTCGGCCCGGACGGCATGGGCAACTCGCTCGACCACATCAAGAACATCATGGGCACCTCGATGGAGGCCCTGATCCACCACTTCAAGCTGGTCACCGAGGGCTTCCGGGTCCCGGCCGGCCAGGCGTACACGGCCATCGAGTCCGCCAAGGGCGAGCTGGGCGTGCACGTGGTCAGCGACGGCGGCACCCGGCCCTACCGGGTCCACTTCCGCGACCCCTCCTTCACCAACCTGCAGACCATGGCGGCGATGTGCGAAGGCGGCCAGGTCGCCGACGTCATCGTCGCGGTGGCGTCCATCGACCCCGTGATGGGAGGTGTCGACCGATGA
- the nuoH gene encoding NADH-quinone oxidoreductase subunit NuoH encodes MTTQLAAASTLSYFGHDVWWLIVIKAVFCFAFAMLTVLFSIVWERKVVAWMQLRIGPNRHGPWGMLQSLADGIKLMLKEDITVKRADKVVFVLAPIVAAIPAFMAFAVIPFGPADNEVSIFGRRTALQLTDLPIGMLYILATASVGIYGIVLAGWSSGSTYPLLGGLRASAQMISYEIAMGLSFAAVFLYSGSMSTSQIVEAQHDRWYAILLPVSLLVYIATMVGETNRAPFDMPESEGDLVGGFNTEYSSIKFALFMLAEYVNMVTVSAVATTLFLGGWRAPWPISTFWEGANHGWWPMLWFVIKVQLLLFFFIWLRGTLPRVRYDQLMKLGWKVLIPVSMVWLMLVAAVRAMRNENYDFTKIVLYIGGVVVALLLISLIVDVFRDREEKRKASGAGGPLAPPDRFDPMAGGYPVPPLPGQQAERVPRRPSRAQPQLVGASGPDAPEQENKEDGDA; translated from the coding sequence ATGACCACTCAACTCGCCGCGGCGAGCACCCTGTCCTACTTCGGCCACGACGTGTGGTGGCTGATCGTCATCAAGGCCGTGTTCTGCTTCGCCTTCGCGATGCTGACCGTGCTGTTCTCCATTGTGTGGGAGCGCAAGGTCGTCGCCTGGATGCAGCTGCGCATCGGCCCCAACCGGCACGGCCCCTGGGGCATGCTCCAGTCGCTCGCCGACGGCATCAAGCTGATGCTCAAGGAGGACATCACCGTCAAGCGCGCGGACAAGGTGGTGTTCGTCCTCGCGCCGATCGTGGCCGCGATCCCCGCCTTCATGGCCTTCGCGGTGATCCCCTTCGGCCCGGCCGACAACGAGGTGTCGATCTTCGGCCGGCGCACCGCGCTCCAGCTCACCGACCTGCCGATCGGCATGCTCTACATCCTGGCCACGGCCTCGGTCGGCATCTACGGCATCGTGCTGGCCGGCTGGTCGTCGGGCTCCACGTATCCGCTGCTCGGCGGTCTGCGCGCGTCCGCGCAGATGATCTCGTACGAGATCGCGATGGGCCTGTCCTTCGCGGCGGTCTTCCTCTACTCCGGCTCGATGTCGACCTCGCAGATCGTCGAGGCGCAGCACGACCGCTGGTACGCGATCCTGCTGCCGGTCTCGCTGCTGGTGTACATCGCGACGATGGTCGGCGAGACCAACCGCGCGCCCTTCGACATGCCCGAGTCCGAGGGCGACCTGGTCGGCGGCTTCAACACCGAGTACAGCTCGATCAAGTTCGCGCTCTTCATGCTCGCCGAGTACGTGAACATGGTGACGGTCTCCGCGGTCGCCACCACGCTCTTCCTCGGCGGCTGGCGGGCCCCCTGGCCGATCTCCACCTTCTGGGAGGGCGCGAACCACGGCTGGTGGCCGATGCTCTGGTTCGTCATCAAGGTCCAGCTGCTGCTGTTCTTCTTCATCTGGCTGCGCGGCACCCTGCCCCGGGTCCGCTACGACCAGCTGATGAAGCTCGGCTGGAAGGTGCTCATCCCGGTCTCGATGGTCTGGCTGATGCTGGTCGCCGCGGTCCGCGCGATGCGCAACGAGAACTACGACTTCACCAAGATCGTGCTGTACATCGGCGGTGTGGTGGTCGCTCTGCTGCTGATTTCGCTGATCGTGGACGTCTTCCGGGACCGCGAGGAGAAGCGGAAGGCATCGGGCGCGGGCGGGCCGCTGGCACCGCCCGACAGGTTCGACCCGATGGCGGGCGGCTATCCCGTGCCGCCGCTGCCGGGACAGCAGGCGGAGCGGGTGCCGAGGCGCCCCAGCCGGGCGCAGCCCCAACTCGTCGGCGCATCCGGCCCGGACGCTCCGGAGCAGGAGAACAAGGAGGACGGCGATGCCTGA